Within Candidatus Neomarinimicrobiota bacterium, the genomic segment TTGACTCGTCTTGAGATATCTTTGTCATGAGGTTCCTCCTGAACTTGGTGATTGAATTTTCCCATTCAAATGTAACCAATGGGCAGTTGAGGAACCTCTCTCTTTTTCCCCGAATTCCAACTAAGAAAAAGATATTACCAGCCAATTCTACAATTTCCCATTCATTTTCAACCTCTATGGTATTCAAAAGGTTTGCCGCCTCCTCGTTCCGCCCCATTTCCCAAAGAAGGTAGAGAGCCGCTTTGCGCCCAAAATTTGCTTGGGTGGTTTCCGGGAACTTTTTATAAAGGTTGGTGGCAGTTCGTAGAGCAGCATCTTTGTTTCCTAATACCCGATATACATGAACCATAGCCATCAGAGCGGCCGGCTGGAGGGGACCCGGTTTTTCAGCCAATCTGAGGAGTATTTTTTGGGCCGTCTGATCTTTAGTATTTGTAAATGCATGGGCTAGTCCCTGGATGGCTTGGGTTGAGGCTGTCTTATTTTTCGATGAAGCTAACACACCTTTAAAGATTTGCAGAGCTTCATGGAATTTCCGTTCATTGAATGCCTTCCAGCCTTTATTTAAATCGGCAGATTCCGTAACAGATTCAGAATCAGAAGTTTCTGTGGCATCACCCTCCTCGTTCAAAGCACGTTTTCCTAAAGTTCCACATACGTAATTCGACGAACCATAATAAGAATAATCCACGGTCGAATTGTAGTATAGCACCTGCGGATTATTATCTGGAAAATAGTTATGGTCAGCATCAACCGTAGAGTAATCCGCCGCGTAGATATTGGCAGTAGTATACCCATTGGGTTCGCACCAATAATTATTATGTAAATTCGCTGTGCTTGAGTTATTTACATATAATTGGTAATAACCATCAACCAGGTAATTATATCGTACACCTGACAAGACGGCACCATTGAACACAGTAATGGCTCCCCAACCATCTGGAGCCCTTAGTTCATTCCCTACAAAATATGAATTGCTTCCATAGTTTGTAAAATAGACGGATCCTCCACCGTCCATGGTAATATCATTATATTCGATTCGGGGATTGGCGTTGCTCCCAGACACAAAGATCCCAGTATTACTACCATCGATTGTACACCCATCAATTTCTGGTGAGGCATCATAGATTGACACCGCTGAGTTACTGGCATCAGAAATTTCACAATCTTCAATTAATCCGTCACTATACTCGTTAAATCTAATACCGCCCCATGAACTACTACTTGCTCTGAATGTTGCATCAAAGGCATTTAACTTCGCTACCGAATTTTGTGTTCCACTCACATTTATTTGTACACCACTGGGAGCTTCAACCGTGGTTCCCAGCACGGTGAGTGTCGCGCCGGATGCAATTCCCACATCACCGGTGAGAGTATTCGGCGTGAACCAGGTTTCGTCGCTCGTAATTGCACCACTGGTTGTGTAGTCAGTAGTGACCAGATGGGCGGTGAACGTTGCCCCGTCATCCTCTAAGGTGAGCGGGTCAGTGGTGTAAGCCTGGTAATCACTTTCGCGCGTAGGAGCGCCGCCAGGTCTTTCTTTATCCCACCAACTACTATATTCTCCGTATTCTGTATCATTAAAGAAGTACGTTTTCCCGTCCCAGTCCTGGTTGTCATAGGCTTTGAAATCGATTCTATCGCCTTCTTTGATTAATCGATCGTTAAAATAATATGGACTATCTTCTCTCGTCATTGGCCCGGAATTCACACCCACCCCGATTTCGCCTCCATTGTATTGCCCATCAAAATCGTTCATGGCGGTCAGGTTGAGTTCGGCGTCATAGGTGTATTCGACTTCAAGGGAAATTGACAGGTTTACAACTTTCGAATTATTGGAGCCCTCATTATTTGACATCACACCTACGTATAAAGTCCCACTTTCATCGACTAAGTTGTCCAGCTCATCTCTGATGGATGTTGAGACTTTCGAGTCATTACCACCCGTCATATACGGTAAGGTCTCTTCCAATTTGCTTCCATCATCTACCGATACCCATAAATCCCCTGGTCCGGTTTCGGCATCAGGGAGTTTAGTTAACCTGAAGGAATGATCATCAGTATCGGAATACATATAGTAGACAACTGTGACCTCTTCAATTTCAGCGATATCGGGAATGTCGCTAAAGAACAGGTTAAATTCGATATATGATCGGTATACTATATTCTCTCCGGATTCCTTTCCTAAGTTGCCAGTACCAGTACTATACGTATATGAAGTCCCCTCATCGTCGATTATCCGTGCAGCACTTTTTAACGGTGGATTCAAGGTTGTTGTTTTTGTCACATAATACTGACTAAATGCACTTCCGACAAAAAACAACGAAAGCAATATTCCTGTGCAAAAACGTTTCATGACAAATCTCCTTTGTTTTTGAACGGTTTCTTTTTACACTAAATACAGAAAAGCCGCAGCAATCCGTTTGGATTGCCGAGTAGGGTGCCAACCTGCACGGGCTATTCTGTCGACCGGGGCGGTGCACCAATCACCGCTCCGGTCATTTTTTTCCTTTCTGCCGGGCCTAGTCCTCCTTGTCTTCTTGTAGTTTTCCGTGTAGGATCATGTTTGAGATTACCCCTAAGGAAGGGTCGCGCATGGGAAAAAAGACGTCATCCTTGAAAATCATCGGTTCATAGAGGCGTGCCTGGGATTCCGGGGGAAAAGTATATATTTGTTTGGTATCCACTCCGTTATAATGTGCAACGCCATTTAACATCCTGACAAACACATCTTTGGAATGCCTGCCCCAGACCTGATAGCCAAAATTTTCATCAGGAAACGTCCATTGCGGTTGGAAGGTGTCGTCAATATTTAAATGGACTTTATGGCGTACCGTAAAGTACACCCTCTCATCAATTAAATTCATGAATGCTATTGTATTGCGCCGGGAAAACACCGTATCCAATTTACTTTCTTTTATCTCATAAAAGGTATCTGTGTCCCCATGCTCATACGCCCAGATATACACGTGATTTTTTGATTGAATAACTCTTAAAAACTGAGATTCCCATGTCGCTCGATACACCTCTTTCCATTTTTTACCATTGTAATGTAAAATGAAGCCCCGGTTCGTTGATTTTTGCTCCTGTGCATATCCGATTACACCACACGCATACAGGTCATTCGGGGATTTTCCATGGAGATCGAATATTAAGACAATGGATGCTTCTTCTACATCAAATACGTAGTCCTCTTGCCACTCGCTTCCGTCGTAATGCCATATACCCGCGCCCTCACTCAGCCAGCCGGCCTGCCCCCCCATCCAGATATCATCGGCGCTGAAGCCATGCAGGGTTTGGCCGGCACACCAAATCTCTTCCTTGTTATACACCGTCCATCCCGTGCCATCATAGTGCCACAGCCGGTTTTTTCTGGACCCTCCGGGTCCCACTGCCCAGACGTCTGTCGGTGAACTCCCCCACACAGTCCGAACGGTGTTAAACGGCGTCTCCAATGTATCCACCGTCCAGATATAGTCCCGCCGGCCGGGTTCTAACTCCTTTGGCGTGACGGGGTTGTCTTTGCAGCTCCAGATTAGACTAAGGAGCATAAGTAGCAGAAAAAAGAAAATGCGTTGCATCTTACGAAACATGCGTTGACTCCGGTTATATGGGACTTACACGGTAGTTCTTGTATTCGTGACAGGGCGCCAACCTGCACGGGCTATTCTGTCGACCGGGGCGGTGCACCAATCAATGCCCCGGTCATTTTTTTCTTACTGCCGAGCCTTAGTCCTCCTTGTCTTCTTGTAGTTTACCGTGCAGGATCATGTTAGATATTACCCCCAAAGAAGGGTCCCTGATTGTAAAAAATACATCCTCTTTAAAAATCATTGGTTCATACATGATACGTGCCTGAGACTGTTCCGGGAATGTATATAATTGTTGGATATCAGTCCCGTTATAATGTGCGACCCCGTCAAGCATTCGCAGAAAAAGATCCTCCTTGTGCCTTCCATACACCTCATACCTAAAATTTTCCAAATTGAAAGTCTGCCATAGTTTATACGGGATATTGATTCCTCCAATTTGGTAGATCTTCTTACTGCTCGTCATAAAATAGATGGTCCCATCAATTAAATTCATTGTTGCAGCGTTTGACCGAGATAATATGGTGTCGAGGTTCCTCCCCGCTAATTTATAAAATGTATCTGTCTCCCAATTCTCAAACGAATGAACATAGACTCCATGCTCTGTTTGAATTATTTCTAAAAACTGCGATTCCCAACTAGCACGGTAGACTTCTGCCCATCTTTTTCCATTATAATGCAGGATAAATCCACGAAAAGAATCTCTCCCCTCTGACTCTTGGTCGTAGGCAATGATTCCACAGGC encodes:
- a CDS encoding right-handed parallel beta-helix repeat-containing protein, with the translated sequence MKRFCTGILLSLFFVGSAFSQYYVTKTTTLNPPLKSAARIIDDEGTSYTYSTGTGNLGKESGENIVYRSYIEFNLFFSDIPDIAEIEEVTVVYYMYSDTDDHSFRLTKLPDAETGPGDLWVSVDDGSKLEETLPYMTGGNDSKVSTSIRDELDNLVDESGTLYVGVMSNNEGSNNSKVVNLSISLEVEYTYDAELNLTAMNDFDGQYNGGEIGVGVNSGPMTREDSPYYFNDRLIKEGDRIDFKAYDNQDWDGKTYFFNDTEYGEYSSWWDKERPGGAPTRESDYQAYTTDPLTLEDDGATFTAHLVTTDYTTSGAITSDETWFTPNTLTGDVGIASGATLTVLGTTVEAPSGVQINVSGTQNSVAKLNAFDATFRASSSSWGGIRFNEYSDGLIEDCEISDASNSAVSIYDASPEIDGCTIDGSNTGIFVSGSNANPRIEYNDITMDGGGSVYFTNYGSNSYFVGNELRAPDGWGAITVFNGAVLSGVRYNYLVDGYYQLYVNNSSTANLHNNYWCEPNGYTTANIYAADYSTVDADHNYFPDNNPQVLYYNSTVDYSYYGSSNYVCGTLGKRALNEEGDATETSDSESVTESADLNKGWKAFNERKFHEALQIFKGVLASSKNKTASTQAIQGLAHAFTNTKDQTAQKILLRLAEKPGPLQPAALMAMVHVYRVLGNKDAALRTATNLYKKFPETTQANFGRKAALYLLWEMGRNEEAANLLNTIEVENEWEIVELAGNIFFLVGIRGKRERFLNCPLVTFEWENSITKFRRNLMTKISQDES